Genomic DNA from Melospiza georgiana isolate bMelGeo1 chromosome 3, bMelGeo1.pri, whole genome shotgun sequence:
CTCCCCCAGCGCCGGGCCGGGGAgcgcagcggcggcagcggcggctccTCCCGTccccgcggcgctgcccggccccgggAGACGCctggcggcggggcggcggcgggcgggccgggggaGGGCCGGGACGAGGGGCGGCCGCGCCGCCTCCCCTGCCCGCTCCGCCCCTGCGGAGCGCCGGGACGGGCGGGGGGTGAGCCCCGGGCGGAGTGCGGGGACGGCCCGGGGATGCGGCCCCGCCGCCGGTGCCCGGCGCTCGCTATGCGGCGGCGATAGCGGGAAGCTCCTTCTCAGGGGAGTGCGGGTGCCGCGGCTGTCGATACCTTCTCTGCCGTAGCCGCGAAGTTGCCCGTGCTTGTGAGGATCCACAGAACGTCCTGACCTGCACTGCTGGTGGTTAGCAACTTCCCGGGAAGGCAACTCACAACATTTAGAATGTCCTGCACGCACGTCCCGGTTTTGCTCCCTTTACTTGGGATTCCGTGTCAGACTCGCACCCCAGCTGGCGTGCACCTCCCCTGAAGGAACCAGTGTCTGTTTCTTGTACTGTCACGGGTCAGCCCTGAGGAGATGATTCCACCTTCTCCGTTAccaccaggctggatgggactttgagcaacctgaccTACTTAAAGATGTCCCCGCTCAGGGCAGGCGTGGGATTGCACCCGATGATCTaaaaggccccttccaactcaaactacTCTGTCGTTCTATGAGCCGGTGTGGACTGCACTGGGTGATTCAAGTATCGGCTTCTCATGCTATAAATGAGTAAATTTTGCAAAAGTTCGACGCCATTGGGGTTCAGCAGAGGAGGGAAGTTCCGACGGGCGTCACTAGCGCAGGGTGTGCAATGAGAAAAGGTGACACCAGCAGTGTCCTTCCCGGCGCTTCTCCATGCGGATTGCCGCGGGCTGTCCTGCCCTCTAGTGCCTGCAGCGCCCGCTCCCTCCGGCCTCCCTCGGCTCCCTGCTGCACTGAcgcccccaggagctgcagagccccgTGCACCCCCCGGGCCCCGTGCGTGCAGAGCTGTCCACCCTGCGGCCCTGTGCCTGACGgggacagctgctgctggcaacaCTGACTCAGCAAGGCACGGTGCTGCTGCAATGTAGCACAGGTGTACTTCTGTGAGGGGGACGGCCCCACCTGAGGAACTGGCCTGTGGACGGACAACTAACTAACTACACATGTTAGTGAAGGCACGTTTTGTCAGTCATGTCTGGTACTGCTTCCAGTGAACCGGCAGGAAAGGACGATTACAAAGAAAACCGAGACAGGACTCAGCGTGTagctccagcccctcacctcCAGGAGGGGTTCTAAGAGGATGCTGAGGAGGATTTTGCACAGGCAGAAACTCCCACGGGCAGGTAAATCTGAACTTGGCAAGGCTGAGGAACAGCTGCTTTGGCTCTATTACCTGCTGAGATGTCCATTCAAGAttgtgaggaaagaaaagactAACATGAGTCAAAAGCAATTTATTTAATTGCTGTAGTAACTACCTTTCAAAACAAGGAAAGTAAGGAAATATTGTTCCAAGAACATTATCAAAGCATTTACAAAGATTATTATGATGCTCTCAACATCCTTCTCATGACCTTCTAGCACAGGGTGTGGGACAGCATTTTCAACTTTTGATGGATTGGATTGTGTAAAAGGAGACAGAATTTCTGTGCCATTCATTGCACTTGTAACTTCTCTGTTGATTCTAGCAGCCTGAAATCAGCAACTCCAGCATATGGAAAACATGTTTTAATGCTCTACTGTTGCTTAGGTTCACCCTTCAGAATGGCTAGGGCACAATACCTGTAAATAGATAGGAATTAATTCCTTATTTCTAAGCCACTGGTCTCCATTTACTTGATGACTTGCCTGTTTGTTACTCAGTTTCCAaatctgctgctccttcttgACCTTATTCTTCTAACTGGAATCTGAAGGTTCTTCCTCAGCACCTTCCTCAGGTTGGTCAGTCTCTTCTTCCTCAGCAACAGGTTGGTCAGCATCACCCTCCTCACCAGACATCTTGGGAGCTGCATCTGTTTCCCCAGGCTCTTCAGCAGGTGGAGCAGGTGGAGGTGGACGGCTAAATTCATCTAAGCGCTTTTCCACCACCGTACGAATCAAAGCTGAAACAGAGATAGCCACCATTTACAACCACAGAAGAAAAACCCTATAATTTGAGAATTTTTTTGTATATATTACTGGCCTATAAATCCAGGGAATATTCAGGGAAATAACCCTGAAATAActctgaaaatgaagaaatagcTAAGGACTGGAGCAAGACAATGGTATCTGGTTAAAAGTTTAAACAGATTTAACAAGAATACAATAGATATTCTTATCACTATTATATCCTGCAGCAACATTCTCCTTAGGATGTTTATTCAGTAGTCacatacaatatttttttcttaaagaagaGACATTTCCCTTCCTTCTGAAGAGCTACATTAAGAAGTGATCCTTGAGTGTACATGAATCAGCATAAAATACCTAACACACCAGCTTTAATTGTCCAAATCATATTATACCTTAACAAGTAAAATTCAGGGTCCTaattaaactaaaaataaaccaaaggaAGTAAACATACTTGTAATACAAACCCAAAATCCCAGCAAGAGGAAAACTATAGGAATGAAGATGTTATGCAAGTGTAAAAAAGTGGTTTGATCTAGGAGCACATTGCTGAGCACAGATATACCATACTTTTGTGTTCCTACACAAGACAGAATCCAGGTTTTTCAGGTTTTCCAACTACAGCCTCTAAACTAATAAAAGAGCCCAAATATTTAGCTTGAACTAGCCAAAGAAGACTGATATTTCAATCTATTTCAAAAGCAAGGACATTATTATTGATTGATAAGGAGGTAAGCCCTTGTTTTGATGAAAAATATTGGTCACCTCACTTCTCAGTCAACCATGGCCCACCATCATTCTCCTTTTAATGTAGGAAAATAATCCATAGCTCCATGAGCTTACACAACAAATTAAGACGCTTTCATGGTATACATGTGGCAATACACAAGCTGGGCTTTTCTGTTTCCCACTGGCACAATCAGGTGCACTACAGAGAACACTACAGCAGTGTAACACAGAGGAAGGAGAAGCTTTATAGCCAAAAAACATTGTGCTCTTTAACCATTCTGTTCCTGACATAGGTGTTGTATCTCCCAGCATTAACAAACCTCAAACAGTATAAAGTCAGAAGAGAGTGGGTAGTGCTACATGACTGACACTTCCattatttcagctgaaaatcAGTTACCTAGTTGTCTGTAGTAGTAATTTTCCAACATTAAAATATGTTAATatagtaaaaaaaccaaaccaaatcaacaAACAaatgcaagcaaacaaaactcccAACACAAAAAAACATGGAGGTTTTCCTAAAATGACACTTCCTACCTTAACCCACAGTGACCATATAAACGTGACATTTGTTCTGACCAGCAAAAAAACAATCAAGAACATCAGGCAGCCTGGATTACATTCCAGGATTTGGTAACTTACAGTCAAGCATTATTCTTCCCAGGACCTTCTTCTGTAGTTCTTCTTCCACTTCTGACATCAGCCATGGAAGGAATTCTGTCTCAATATCTGTCGGAATTTAGGAGgaagaaacaaagggaaaatgtCACTTTATAAAGGATGACCAACAGGACTTGGTGGCTGTTTTTTATTTGCTACAACAATTAAGGGATGACACCCCACACCCAGCCAAAAGGCACTTGTTCTGTAAGAGTCACATGAAATCTCTCAgatgttattttttcttatctccAGCTTCTCTTACTGAGGTTCATGATCATTATAGATTCAGAGTCCTCTCAACTGCAGTTATTTTCAAAGAGGTCTGGCACCCTTGAAGGGTTCAGCACAGATGAGATACACAGTCATGTTCTAGTGAGATCCAAATAACTATCCTGAACAAGTCAGAAGAATAACATTTCCTGCCTTGCTTTCCAAAGACATTTGGCTTCTGGTCTGCTGAAGGCATTTGTTCTCTCTGACTAAGGAGCTCTTGGTCACTTATGTACTTCTCAAATGATACTTTTTGAACACTGTAATCCCAAAGCCTGCTCTGGTTGCAAAACACACTCAGTTTCTGCACTGATCTCATGATTTACCCTGGAGAGAGTGTAACCATTCCCAAGCTGTGGTCTGTGGACACTGATGAAGTGAGGTGTAGCAAGATAACTCATAAGAAATGCTGCTGATTCTAAGGGCTTGGAAGTCACTGATATACaattccaaaattattttcagttttcaatTCTAATTGACTAATTTTTCACTTGCTCTGataatcattaaaaaatattcagaataacATACTGATTTCTTTGTCTGATCTATAAAAATACATGTACTTCAGTTTGGATCTCTCTCCCAATCCTAACCATCCATTTATTTCTGTCTAGCTCCAAAGTAGCTCTTCTTATTGTCACACTGCCAGCTCTTGCTTATTCTTCACTATTTGTACAGATGAGCAATAAGGTTTTTTGTGTTCAGCCACAAATGTAAATGAATAGTCTTATGACATTATTCTAAATAATAGGATAATATGCTATGCTTCATGGTTGTTTTTAGCTTTATATAACTTTATAACTTTATATAACTTTGCTCAcgtatttaaaaagaaaaaaacaaaacaaacctcttTCTATAGGGTCATAAAAAAATCCACTGTCATGAAGATTGTTGAAGACTGAGGGAATGAGATCAGCCAGGTAACGCTGAGCAAATGCCCGAGCTGCAATTTTCTCTGCAGTCTCTTTCTGTTTCCGCAGCTTttccaggtgctccagcctgcgACGTTCCTGTCAAGGCAATTATGCATGTAAAACTTAGAGGCCTTTAGCTGTGACTCCTTTGATCCAGATTTTGAAGAATTATCACAGTGTGTGTCCCATGAATAGCAAAGATAGTATGATCTCTACCTGGTATTTGCAGCCTCTAACTTCCACTGAAATTCCTCACATGAAAGAGTGCTTGAAAGCAAGTTTGTACTTCATCAATTAGACCAAATTACaaagaaacacatttctgtAGTATTCCTTTCTTTCAATTTGACAAGTCTGTAAAATAAGGGCATCACAGCTGGCCAAATGAAACCCTTCTCTGATGCCTTAATATATATTAATCTCATGACTTTTTGCTTTATTATTGCAGATCAAGCTGGTTATTTGCCTTGGAATAGGATGAAGTTCAGATAAGTATTTCCCAAACTTTTTATCTTccaatattatataatattgtAAATACCAAAAGATTAAAACTCAAATTGGTTCAGAAAACCATTAGAAAACACAATTATACAAGGCTGATAAATAGTAAGTAATTAACACTTGCCTTCTCTGTTTATTCCTATTTACTAAAGATTACTAATTTGGCATGATACTTTGCAATCTTGAGATGGGCACACAGAGTAGAGCATGCATTGTGTGTGAAAGACCAGGAGGTGTCTCTCTTACTTCCAAGCACTCTGACTATTTGTTTAGCACTTATTATAACGAACAGGCTTAAGAAACAGCTATACCAGGTACAGAAGAAAATGCTGTTAGTTTTGACTTTTTGACCAAGTCACTCAAGCATGACAGCTCCAAATAAGCACAACAGTGTGGTGCTGTTGTATGAGAGCAAGTGGCAGAGTGCAGCTGTATGTCATCAAAATGCTTTAAGGCATGTCAAAGCTGACAGTACCCTTTTGGGCATACCCAGCTTATATCACAGGCTGTTGTTCAGTACTGGAAatgtttttctcccttctgacaGGAAGTCCCTTAGGAAGTCCTACCTTCTCCTCTCTGATCCGCCTGTCCTGCTCTTCCAAGCGCTGTAACTCAGCAAACTCTGCACTACGCAGCTCTGCAAAGGCACGCTGATGTGaccacagctgggacagctcctcTTCTTCCATGACTTCCAGCAAAGCCTGCTCAACTGTTTTTCCAACCAACACCTCCA
This window encodes:
- the RSPH3 gene encoding radial spoke head protein 3 homolog, translating into MEPTVGPVQAAADGPYSYSSQPRSLPPRPKYRQQSNGSETEKVRYGNIMVDPRVVRGNVLSSRPTPPQAQSTEPLAIEVKRPRKASYSKHTPVRRLTLEQIRPGTPEPVPGRVHVHVQTELYLEEISDRIIEVDGECQTDEFLDRPPTPLFIPAKSGKDVATQIETGELFDFDIEVKPILEVLVGKTVEQALLEVMEEEELSQLWSHQRAFAELRSAEFAELQRLEEQDRRIREEKERRRLEHLEKLRKQKETAEKIAARAFAQRYLADLIPSVFNNLHDSGFFYDPIERDIETEFLPWLMSEVEEELQKKVLGRIMLDSLIRTVVEKRLDEFSRPPPPAPPAEEPGETDAAPKMSGEEGDADQPVAEEEETDQPEEGAEEEPSDSS